In the Salvia miltiorrhiza cultivar Shanhuang (shh) chromosome 8, IMPLAD_Smil_shh, whole genome shotgun sequence genome, GGGGAGGTGGGGGTTAAACTGTTAACCAGTGGACTTACTTGTGAACTTCTCTGTCACCTCTCCTCTTAGTCATCTGCCATGTAAGTCCATTGTTGGGTTCGAGACCTGGTTGGGAGATCTCTAAACCATGTTTTTTAACCAACTGAATATACCTAGCAAGTTGAGGAAGTACCATATAAATTGATGGGAAAAGGTTGTCATAACATGACCTCATGATTTTTTGGAACAACAGAAAAAGATTATTACTTATCAGCATTGAAGTGCTCAACTCCAAGATCTTCATCCCAAATGAAAATGTAATCATAAGCTGATACAACATCTGGGTGTAAAAATCTCTTTGCATACCACCTGTAAAACCCAGCAACATTCGGAAGTTGATAAACAAGGAGATAGTTACTCTAATTTTCCAAAAGACAAGATAAGTTCTAAACTTCTAATAAGATTCTTAATTTGATCAGATGTGtctaataaataaatgaacatgATGTAATCAGCTCAAGTTTCAGCCCATAGCAGTTTCTAAATCTTCTCTATCAGGCCACAAAATTTGATAAAGAACTAGTCAGCAAGATATTTAAAGTGTGTTTCCACATCGACAGGCACCAAGAAATTTGTTATTCTAGCATAAAATGTGATCCCTTCAAAACACACCTCATAGGTTCTAGTCCACAATAGAAGGCACAGAATGATAATGGATTAGGCCCAGAATATAGCAAAAACCTGAAGATATATTACCactttgtttgttttcttgcaCTGACATGTATGGCTTGACGTGACCACTCTAACTGATCCCATTCACTGGCTCGACCATCATAATGAAAAAGCAGTATTTGAAAATCCTCAGAGAACTACAGAATTATACCaaaactaaatttaatataatttctcTCTAGGGTATGAAAAGACTGGTTATAGCATTGTAACATTCTAAAGTAACCTTTTTCACTGCTGCATCAATATGGTTCTTCTGTTCAAAACCAACTGTAAATGTCACTAGGTACTTTGGCTTTCTTTTCAGATCCTGAGAATTCCAGCATGTAGATGTCAGCACACTCCTATCGCATAAAATCTCATGCAAGATACGTATATAGAGGTTGGTCATTACAAGAACTGCATTTATCGTGAGAACGTGAGACATCGCATTAATAAAGTTTTTGATGTTGTAGTCTTGTAGATATATGCTAATGCACCTACTATTGACAATTATATCACACCAATATTATCAACTCCAGTCAACGCTGCATTAAGATCAGGAAAGTAGTCTAACGATTCATCCCATCCCGCAAGTATGCAACAGAAAATAAGTTAGTTAATTCAACAAATAATTGAAACCAGCTAAGGCTGAGAGAATCTAAAATTCTAAATACTCTGTGTTTTAGATTAAACATATATCACACTTGTATATGACCACATATCATTGGAGAGACAATTATCAGTAAAAACACAGATTCATTCAGAGCTTTTGGGATATCATCATTTCCACTTTTTTATTACCTCTTTAGGCTCACCCCATAATCTCCGTAGATAAAAGTCAGATTCTGAGACAACAATTCCTGGTGGCAAAGACTCTGCACCACGGGGATTTGTAGGAACATATATCTGAAATCCAAAAGGATTGTGCTTAAATATAATAATACCTCGCATGAATATTAAAACCAATCACGGAAGAGTAGATAGTACCGTTACCGCAGGTTTATGTCAAATCAATTAGGGAAATGCTTAAGGGGAAAATATAAGAGGCGTGATAAACAAAATTAGGAGAAGTGCACAACAGAAAAGCTTGTTTAACCAAATACTGGGACACACGAGATGTGGTATACGTCAGATATATACAGACATATACACATAATATTGACCCAAAACACTGGATGTCAATATGGAAACTGGTAAGAAGAAACATCTTTGTTGGATTTGATAGATGGCAAGAGTGGGGCTACTTGTCATTTCATTGAGAATATATATAACATTGAACTCCTCTGAGGCCATCAGCACTTATCGGTCTCACCAGTTCCTTGAGATTTTCTATATACAGAAAATCTATTACCCTTAGAGTGCAAATCCCAATAACGAAAATAAGTATGGTGTGTGATTAGCTGATTTGTTTACTTAgcatgtactccctccatcccattagAAAAAACATACTAGGAAAAGACTGACCTTAGGTGTCAAAGGAGTACTTCCGGTACCAAGGTTTTCAGGAAAACTGCGACTAGTAGAACTACGAGGATCATCGGTAAAGGCCATATCAAGAGATGTCATTAAACTTGAAGGTAGATTAATCTGCCAGCAGAAGACAGACAAGGATAGAGTTTAATGAACCTAATTGGTGACAAAAAATTTCATTGAGCAAGTTACTCAGCAAGTTAGATCATACCTTGCTTAAGTAAACAGATGGAAACGAAACACCTATAAAATATCCCAGGACCATTCCCATGATTGTTGTTAATAGAAGTCGAGCAGTGTCGTTTGATCTCCTTAAAACCCCACTGCGTAAGcaaagaaaataatatataagCAACCCATTTGTCAGATGCAGCAGTTTATACAACATTGCAGAGCAACATCAACATCTATACAAACCTGCGATGTGAGGTTCCCATGTTGAAGAAAATAGTCGCTCAACTCAAGGTCAAGGGTAAGGCAAAAACCGATCTTTTAAGAAACTCAAGCAGAATATATCGAAGTTGCCTCTCCAATAACTCAATTTTGCTCCATACTACAAAGCATCATATTCCTGCATCATAAGAGATCCATCCAATTCTTAAACATCAAATTATATTCTCATCGCTCAGCTTAGAAACTTTCTTGATACAAGCCTAGCTAGCAGGCAAATTCGACAGCGCCACACCACAGGCACAAATACATAACTATATGAGTATCATTTCCTATCATTTAGATGAAATGAACACAAATCACCAAAAAAGCAGAAAAGAAGTAACTTCAAATGCTCATTTACAGCATCTAATTCAACAAAACAACAGCATTGCTCAAGTTTCCATTTTCCGGAAACTGCTCCTCGAAAAGCTGCTGCGGCCTGCAGTCCGTACCACTGTCAGGCGCTATCGGAAATTAATAGATACAGTGACACAAACACACGCAACACTGATCGAAATGCTGATTTTTCAGACTCGTAGAAGAGTAATAGCATTACGAGCTACATAAATCCTAAACCCAAACTTCTTATTGGAAACATAAAGTAGAAAACTGAAGTGTCACTAATGAGCCTAAATTATCACTGGAAACGCCGAAATACCTTCCAAACGTCCTTGCGAAAGATCGATCACTACAAGCCCCAAATGTATGAGATACAGAAACACAAttgaacataaaaaaaatactagattATTCGGAAAAAGGTATGGAATTTATAATATAACCCCGAATTTGAAATGCGTGGGATTGTAAAGAGAAACGAAATTGGAGTTAGGAGAGAGCTGCGAATGTCGCcagcagaggagagagagagagaagagagaggctTAATGTAGCAGAGATCGGCGTGAATGTTTGATATAGTTGGCGAATGCCGGTGGAAATTAGCTGAAATTAAGTTATTGCATATTAACCCCTCTAAATTAGAGAATTTGCCATAAGTCCACCAACTAATGCTTCTCAATGTAATCCAACCGAATCGAACCGattagtggtgtgctcaagtttgatttgtttagtatcgaatcgaatcccgaactttacttaccgaatactttgaggctcacgagcagTTCACGAGCCTATacaaactttctaaatttatatttatattcaaaatattgattattttaaaaaaaaataaattatctactaataatttatatttttcaaagtgaatcacttgacgaacatgttcaagagttaacgagccgaatactactaaactcaagtttggtttgtttatttatcgagcttctctaaacaaatttgaacaagctttttggagccgagctccgaataatTCGTGAGCGGCTTGatttgtttacagccctacaTTGACAAATGACaactctatttttatttatttatacatagTTTTTCAAACATTTATTATGTTTACATATAATAGTAATATGTaacattattatacaaattaaatgTCTTCTTTTTAGCTAGAATTTGAAATTTCTCTTTTGAGTGGTCAATCTGTAAAGGTGCAAGAAATTTCAAAACTACttttctctttttccttttttcaaaGAAGGATGTGtcatgtttgtgtgtgtgtgtgtttaatcATCTTCTCATTAAGTCatggttattttatttgaataactAAATTAATCTTGTGATATGAAGTAATTAAATTGATTTACATATTCAACACCCGCCGGTTGCTTTTCTATCttgagataaaataaaaaaataaaaataaataaataaccacaaatactactccctccgtcccggcctaatagtcttgttttttttttgacacggagattaaaaaatttgtttttcGGGAGAAAAGTGATATGgtccattttattttattcatttaactACACTCATAAAATAAGAATGAGACTATTCTAGTGGAacgtccaaaaaaaaatttattaaagtGGGACGCAGAGAGTATTAAATTTAGGTTATGTACATTTATAAGAACAAAAGCAATGAAAAAGAATAATTGAAAGTAATTAATTTGATTGACTCAGTCGACTTCTCAATTATCATAAATACATGATTCAATGAATAATCAGATTTTTCTtttaccaaaataaataaattaataatcagATTTTAAAAGCTGAATACAAGATATATATCTACCTCACAACTATTTTAGGCCCCCAACAAATAAATGGCGTATTTATGTTGGGCCCATTAATgatcgtaattaaaaaaagttaaatgCAGGCCGAATACTCAATATGTTACAAGTAGTTCATAATTTCCATCAGATGCAATAATATCACTTTAGTTAAATTAATTGTGACCTTTATCAATCAAGCAAAAATAAGTGTTAGATAGTTAAATAAAGCTATATTTATGTAATTAATATTTGTATCAAATAGAGAATATCATACGTAAAAATGCCAAATTTCATCAGTATGTCGGACATTATTCTAGTAGATTAATTATgttgtttaatttgttttaggcctttaatttgaattttgatttcAAAATGTTGGGACACTCCAAATTAATCTTGGTGGGCTTTCTTTTTCACATTTAATGTGATAATAAAGAACACAATGATTAGGTgaggtgaatttttttttttcacttttcagaATTACGCAATATGCATGCAGAATAAATTGTTTTCCACATGTTGAATGAGTTTAAATAAATTCAACGACCTAAGGTTAGTTTTTCTGCATTTTATTctcaatatattaattaattatgtctTACTATGAACTATTATTATGTTGCATTGAGCTGTCAGATATTTTCACGTTTTATTCGTCTTCAAAATTTAAGAATACTTATTTtctcaacaaaaaataataaataaagtggAACAGTCCTATTAttgtttaaattttaaaatctaaaGACAATTCATATTTGAGTTTGTCGAAAAGTATTCGAATATTCTCCAATGCACTGAAGAATATATTGCATGGTGGATTCAatcattaatttcaaatttcaaaattaaaaaaaaaaaaaaaaaaacaccacacacacagagagaaaaagaaaagggcaAAAAAGGCAGAGCTATGTGTAAacagaaaacataaataagatTGCCCATCAGTACCAACATTAATTTGACAACTTGGAAACAATTTATTTTTAGTGTGcgttttttttgaataaaaagggaaaaatacatatattttcatcTTTTTCCCACTCTTTTCATGCATTCTcttatttgaagaaaaaaaaaattgggacaGGAAGAAAAAAATTTATGGGCAACCCTTTTTcccctctcttttctctctctcatatttttgttgatttgaGTTAGAAACGCATATGTTGCTTGAGAATAATTAACAATAGTTGGTTTGAAGATATTCAAACAATGAGACACGCATAAAGAATGATGTCAAGGACTCAAGGGttaatcatcactaatctatcTCCTTTCTTcaactcaaaaaataaaaaggaaaaatactTGGCTAAACTAATACTACTAATTTGGTcccatttttcaattttatgggCTATTAAATTCTTTTGAATAAATAGATGTGGACTATAGAATCCTGATCAATAGCTTAAACGAGACCAAATCAATTTAATAATTTGGTCccaatatttcaattttatggGCTATTAAACTATATTGAATAAATAGATGTGGGCCTAGAATCCCGATGAATCAAAGCTTGAAGGGACCAAATCAAGAAGAAATTAATCAGACTAGGCCCAATCATCCAAAAATACTCATATTTATTGCAAGGAAAATAGAATTAAGACGGTGTTGGGCTGAATTTATAAGttcttaaaattatttgataaaataagttctcaaataatttatgaattttaaaaataagctcctcaaaaaataagttcaattacctaattcaatttattttttcataattttatatgtaacaattattttagaaatattattcaattacaacttgttattttcatcatatattctttaaaattcatacatatttaattttcaGTCTCTAACATAGATTTTTCTCacaagcaaaaaaaaatatatatttagctTATCAGCTCAATTATtaaacactttaacaacttataagctcttgagaaACTACatattataaactcttaaaCTAATCTTATATTTTGTGTTGTACAAAAAATGTCAATGATCAAAGATCATTGGACCACTGAAGAACCAAGATCATCTCATAAGGCACGAACGGGGTAGTACAGGTTGATACCACAAACGTCGAGTCACGAACGGACACAATCCGTGAATCATGAAGCAGTCGGGGACGTCGGATCATTGAAGAACCAAGATCATCTCATAAGTTCGTTGGAGCTTCAGTTGTCATTGTTGTTACCACCATAATCAAAGAAAAAACATTCGAAAAAATATTCGGGAAATGTCGcttatttttctttaacaaTACATCTTTATACTAGTTTGAAAAAACATTCGAAAAAATATCCGGGAAATGTCGCTTATTTTTCTTTAACGATACATCTTTATACTAGTTTGCATATTGGATTTAGGTCTAGGGATTCTAAATCTGCATTTGATCTAGTTACTAAGGTTTATCGTCATTCTGGTGCAATGCatgatattatctacataattaaaatcataagaataaatatttaaaaaaacaaaagtttataagtttcatatattatataaaatagctctaataaaaataatagctTTAAAATAAAGATTAAATCATTTTATAGTTTGAAGCGTACAAAATGAATGATCAAGATCTTAACAAAACCTTTTTTTTATCTAGTGATCATTATTagatatttaaaatttcaaccAAAATATccagatattttttttttcaaattttctattagtgtATAAAAagtttttgaaacttttaattactttctaTTGATcaatatttcacaacatattttttgaGATGTTAATTGGctgtaaattcataattttttagtgaattttgatatttttcaaattctataaaattgtgatgtaaatacataaactttagtcTATTCCGAAATTTgtcctgaattttaatttcatcaATCAAAGCTgacataataaaattaaagctgATACAATATACAcacattatatttaaaaatggataaataaatttgatcaaatttGGCAAATAAACAATTAAACTTTCCAaccaaaataatactccctccatcccaataaTAACGtccaaaattttctttttgggcgtCTTATTTATGATATCTCAACCCATAAAATGAAACAATTAAACTTTCCAACCAAAATAATAGTAttcttatttactttatttctcTCTTAGTATTTCACTACTCTTTTTATATCtctcctcatttactttatctacatttttttaatttgcgtGCCCCATTTTTTTGGGACGTTATCATTGGGACACATGGAGTAAGTGATTTTGCCCAAAAAAATTGGGACACATGGAGTAAGTGATTTTGCCCAAAAAAATTACTCAATCCGTCACATTAGtaatgtctcagttactatattGGAACGTCCCACCAGTAATGTCTCAtactttttttactaaaaaaagtaCTAACTATTTTAGCTATTGTTAATTGTGGGTCCAACTCACTTTATAGATCAACTcacttaaaataatatttaaatatcttctatcaactcattttatacactgattacactttttcttaattttcgtgcacAAAAGTAATGAAACATTACTAATAGACCGGAGCAGTGGAATTGTAGTTGCAGTTTAGgtggaaaaataattttgttatatCATTCTACTATTATATAGACAAAATCAAATTCTAAATTATAGCATTATAAATCAGGTgagaaaatttaatattatattttcaaattcataattattACTCATTTTTCAACTATCTTGATAAATATTCATTTTGGGGCCATCCCAACTAAGTTTATCAATTTCTTTATATGGAATAAATATAACCAAATAAAcatctaattaattattcactttattaccaaatacatttaaaatactaatttcttaaattttgtgTCCAAAAGAAGTTGATCAACTTAACTGTGACGACTGACGAGGGaa is a window encoding:
- the LOC131000071 gene encoding uncharacterized protein LOC131000071, producing MGTSHRSGVLRRSNDTARLLLTTIMGMVLGYFIGVSFPSVYLSKINLPSSLMTSLDMAFTDDPRSSTSRSFPENLGTGSTPLTPKIYVPTNPRGAESLPPGIVVSESDFYLRRLWGEPKEDLKRKPKYLVTFTVGFEQKNHIDAAVKKFSEDFQILLFHYDGRASEWDQLEWSRQAIHVSARKQTKWWYAKRFLHPDVVSAYDYIFIWDEDLGVEHFNADKYIQLVKKHGLEISQPGLEPNNGLTWQMTKRRGDREVHKDTEEKPGWCSDPRLPPCAAFVEIMAPVFSREAWRCVWHMIQNDLVHGWGLDFALRRCVNPAHEKIGVVDSQWIVHQVIPSLGNQGQTDNGKAPWQGVRERCRNEWRIFQDRLSTADKAYFSQR